In one Methanobrevibacter arboriphilus genomic region, the following are encoded:
- a CDS encoding heavy metal translocating P-type ATPase: MAQNNKTSQKNDDNDYKDKYHKDNDHKNDDHKDNENSIKKIEISIEGMHCASCALNVETSINKLDGAKAEVDINTNKARVEYDPNSIEVSDIDKSVEDAGFSVRKSEVTLKIGGMHCANCVLNIEKALNNLDGVSKASVNLSSENAFVVYDKNLVSVDDMGQSIKDLGFDFLGIADQLDPDMDDKLYEKDIKDKKNRIIVGFVFSGILMGIMFTPHMVFEDIGISMSILSLIISIIPFGYVSYPIIKAGFNSLAHRNLDMDVMYTMGILVAFISSFLGTFNIVLDSSFMFYETAIMLASFLMLGRFLEARAKRKTSSSIKELIGLQPKTATLLVKDEKTSKSNENNELNENRELIENDEFIEKQILIEDISIDDLLLVRPGDKIPADSVVFSGNSYVDEAMITGEPIPKLKTKGEDVFAGTINQEGILRIKARKIGKETVLSQIIDLVEKAQSSKPPVQKIADKVVKYFIPTILTIAILSFIGWYFVIGSSLLLALTTFISVLVIACPCALGLATPTAVTVGIGRAAEYGILIKNGETLENAGNISVAAFDKTGTITEGKPVVDDIFIIDETESILKRNEVIKNTNGEWIVVDDPSVPGKPVNVEPLKNNAVNDVNIHRENESLKELNTEDIEKEVIKLLASLENNSNHPIAKAIVKKADELNINLESVNNFENVTGKGLKGEIFGKIVLAGNNSLLKDENIPDTENIVTYSNAQEKYNEFISQGKTTIFLVYDNHIKGIITLVDKIRDNSKRTIDELHKMNISTYMLTGDNEKTAKNVAESVGIDNVMANVLPNEKLDKVVEIQNQESFKQEKEGKLKKEIETIEGKIEGIKKNSKEVVFVGDGINDAPALSQANVGVALGSGTDIAMESGDIVLMEGNLENVVAAIQFSNKVMTRIKENIFWAFAYNIILIPVAAGVLYPFFGILFRPELAGLAMALSSVTVISLSLMLKNYIPPIKK; encoded by the coding sequence ATGGCTCAAAATAATAAAACAAGTCAAAAAAATGATGACAATGATTATAAAGATAAATATCATAAAGATAATGATCATAAGAATGATGATCATAAAGATAATGAAAATTCTATTAAAAAAATAGAAATATCTATTGAGGGAATGCATTGTGCTTCTTGTGCATTAAATGTGGAGACTTCCATTAATAAATTAGATGGAGCTAAAGCTGAAGTTGATATTAATACAAATAAAGCAAGAGTAGAATATGATCCTAATAGTATAGAAGTTTCTGATATTGATAAAAGCGTTGAGGATGCAGGGTTTAGTGTTCGTAAATCAGAAGTTACTTTAAAAATTGGTGGAATGCATTGTGCAAATTGTGTTCTAAACATTGAAAAAGCATTAAATAATTTAGATGGAGTAAGTAAGGCATCAGTTAATTTAAGTTCTGAAAATGCTTTTGTGGTCTATGATAAAAATCTTGTTTCTGTTGATGATATGGGACAATCTATAAAAGATCTTGGATTTGATTTTTTAGGGATAGCTGATCAACTTGATCCTGATATGGATGATAAATTATATGAAAAAGACATAAAGGATAAGAAAAATCGTATAATTGTTGGTTTTGTTTTTTCTGGAATATTAATGGGAATAATGTTTACACCACATATGGTGTTTGAGGATATTGGAATATCCATGTCTATACTCTCACTTATAATATCGATAATTCCTTTTGGTTATGTTTCTTATCCTATTATTAAAGCTGGTTTTAATTCATTAGCACATAGAAACTTAGATATGGATGTAATGTATACTATGGGTATTTTAGTAGCTTTTATATCTAGTTTTCTAGGTACTTTCAATATTGTGCTTGATTCAAGTTTCATGTTTTATGAAACAGCTATAATGTTAGCATCATTTTTAATGCTAGGACGATTTTTAGAAGCTAGAGCTAAAAGAAAAACATCCAGTTCTATTAAAGAATTAATTGGATTACAACCCAAAACAGCTACCTTATTAGTAAAAGATGAAAAAACTTCTAAATCGAATGAAAATAATGAATTAAACGAAAATAGGGAATTAATTGAAAATGATGAATTTATAGAAAAACAAATTTTGATAGAAGATATTTCTATAGATGATCTACTTCTTGTACGTCCAGGTGATAAAATTCCCGCTGATTCTGTTGTTTTTAGTGGGAATAGTTATGTTGATGAAGCTATGATCACTGGTGAACCAATACCAAAACTTAAAACAAAAGGAGAAGACGTTTTTGCTGGAACTATTAATCAAGAGGGTATACTTCGAATCAAGGCTCGTAAAATTGGAAAAGAGACTGTTTTATCTCAAATAATTGATCTTGTTGAAAAAGCTCAATCTTCTAAACCTCCTGTTCAAAAAATAGCTGATAAGGTTGTAAAATATTTCATTCCTACAATTCTAACTATTGCTATACTTTCTTTTATTGGATGGTATTTTGTTATTGGTTCAAGTCTTTTATTAGCTCTTACAACATTTATTTCTGTTCTTGTTATTGCATGTCCTTGTGCTTTAGGTTTAGCTACTCCAACAGCTGTTACTGTTGGTATTGGAAGAGCTGCTGAATACGGAATTTTGATTAAAAATGGTGAAACTTTAGAAAATGCAGGTAATATTAGTGTTGCTGCTTTTGATAAAACTGGAACTATTACAGAGGGTAAACCTGTTGTTGATGATATTTTCATAATTGATGAAACAGAATCAATATTGAAGAGGAATGAAGTAATAAAAAATACTAATGGTGAATGGATAGTTGTAGATGATCCTTCTGTCCCTGGAAAGCCTGTTAATGTAGAACCTTTAAAAAATAATGCAGTAAATGATGTAAATATTCACAGAGAAAATGAAAGTTTGAAAGAATTGAATACTGAAGATATTGAAAAGGAGGTTATTAAATTATTAGCTAGTTTAGAGAATAATTCTAATCATCCAATAGCTAAAGCAATAGTGAAAAAAGCTGATGAACTTAATATAAATCTTGAGTCAGTTAATAATTTTGAAAATGTGACTGGAAAGGGATTAAAAGGGGAAATTTTTGGAAAAATAGTTTTAGCAGGTAATAATTCTCTTTTAAAGGATGAAAACATTCCTGATACTGAAAACATTGTTACTTATTCTAATGCTCAAGAAAAATATAATGAATTTATTAGTCAAGGTAAAACTACAATATTTTTAGTCTATGATAATCATATCAAAGGAATAATAACTCTCGTTGATAAAATTAGAGATAATTCTAAAAGAACTATTGATGAACTTCATAAGATGAATATAAGCACTTACATGTTAACTGGAGATAATGAAAAAACAGCTAAAAATGTAGCTGAATCTGTTGGAATAGATAATGTAATGGCTAATGTATTACCTAACGAAAAGTTGGATAAAGTTGTTGAAATTCAAAATCAAGAAAGTTTTAAACAAGAAAAAGAAGGAAAATTAAAAAAAGAAATTGAAACAATTGAAGGTAAAATAGAAGGAATAAAAAAGAATTCTAAAGAAGTAGTCTTTGTAGGGGATGGTATCAATGATGCTCCAGCTCTTTCTCAAGCTAATGTTGGTGTGGCTTTAGGTAGTGGAACTGATATAGCAATGGAAAGTGGTGATATAGTTCTTATGGAAGGAAATTTAGAAAATGTAGTTGCAGCAATTCAATTTTCTAATAAAGTAATGACTCGTATTAAAGAAAATATATTTTGGGCGTTTGCATATAATATAATCCTTATTCCAGTAGCTGCAGGGGTACTTTATCCGTTTTTTGGAATACTTTTTAGACCAGAATTAGCTGGGTTAGCAATGGCATTAAGTTCAGTTACTGTGATCTCTCTTTCTTTAATGTTAAAAAATTATATTCCTCCTATAAAAAAATAA
- a CDS encoding metal-dependent hydrolase family protein: MDPILIKNITIIDSNYDKSLENVSIFIKNGKIADIDKSTCIDIDDGTNIIDGEGMFILPGFIDMHVHLMANGFIKEDDLTNPLANYFYQAVKNMKDTIDAGVTYVRDCGLADIGVKMAVEKKIFPAPKMKISVMPLSITGGHFDFALNSGIDTVINYPGFPLPVCDGVEEVIKKTREVFRAQADFIKVMSTGGVISANDAPEFSQFNVKELKAIVKEADMRDGAKVSSHAHGLGGIKNSIKAGIQFIDHGTFIDRKTAQLMVKKGIYLVPTCSVMKGVVEQVNQGIIKGRSAENGLQTERVHKDNMIMAYKEGVKMLMGTDSGVIPHGNNLKELELLCEIGMSPNEAIASGTIEAAKALEIDDEVGSVEIGKSADLIMVSKNPLVDISHLSNPNNILMVIQDGTIVKDIFNRNI, from the coding sequence ATGGACCCTATATTAATTAAAAATATAACAATTATTGATTCTAATTATGATAAATCTTTGGAAAATGTATCTATCTTTATTAAAAATGGAAAAATAGCTGATATTGATAAATCTACTTGTATTGATATTGATGATGGAACTAATATTATTGATGGTGAGGGAATGTTCATTCTTCCTGGATTTATTGATATGCATGTTCATTTAATGGCTAATGGTTTTATAAAAGAAGATGATTTAACTAATCCTTTAGCTAATTATTTTTATCAAGCTGTAAAGAATATGAAGGATACTATTGATGCTGGTGTTACTTATGTTCGTGATTGTGGATTAGCTGATATTGGAGTAAAGATGGCTGTAGAAAAAAAGATATTTCCTGCTCCAAAGATGAAAATAAGTGTAATGCCTCTTTCTATAACTGGAGGGCATTTTGATTTTGCTCTTAATTCTGGTATTGATACTGTTATAAATTATCCTGGATTTCCTCTTCCGGTTTGTGATGGTGTTGAGGAAGTAATAAAAAAGACAAGAGAGGTTTTCAGAGCTCAAGCTGATTTTATAAAGGTGATGTCGACTGGTGGAGTTATCAGTGCTAATGATGCTCCTGAATTTAGTCAATTTAATGTAAAAGAGTTAAAAGCTATTGTAAAAGAGGCAGATATGAGAGATGGAGCTAAAGTTTCTTCTCATGCTCATGGTTTGGGAGGTATTAAGAATTCTATAAAGGCAGGAATTCAATTCATCGATCATGGGACTTTTATTGATAGAAAAACTGCTCAATTGATGGTTAAAAAAGGAATTTATCTAGTACCAACATGTTCTGTAATGAAAGGTGTTGTAGAACAGGTTAATCAAGGGATAATAAAAGGACGAAGTGCTGAAAATGGACTCCAAACTGAAAGAGTACATAAAGATAATATGATTATGGCTTATAAGGAAGGAGTTAAAATGCTTATGGGTACTGATTCTGGCGTCATTCCTCATGGAAATAATTTAAAAGAATTAGAATTATTATGTGAAATTGGGATGTCTCCAAATGAAGCTATTGCTTCTGGAACAATTGAAGCAGCTAAAGCATTAGAAATTGATGATGAAGTTGGTTCAGTAGAAATTGGAAAATCTGCTGATTTGATTATGGTTTCTAAAAATCCTCTAGTAGATATTAGCCATTTATCTAATCCTAATAATATTTTAATGGTTATTCAAGATGGTACTATTGTTAAGGATATTTTTAATCGGAATATATAA
- a CDS encoding beta strand repeat-containing protein has translation MNFNKFIMGTSMVAITFLIIISLSSATAQNPVTITNTTSGGINGTIENESNYDTIYLDPGVYSGNENNNLVINRSISIIGNTSDARNVVINGSNTNRLFYITNTGSLTLINLTIANGYTSNNGGGIYQENGNLTIQNSIFQDNYAQTNENYTVGFGGAIYNDGGNIEIIDSDFFNNTGLGGGVIAQSNGNLNITNSKFIENNGLYAGGIIAQEDGNITIIDSIFKNNKATYHGGTIALENGELAIFNSKFINNTAENGGAIFYYNGDVKINNTEFIENNASENGGAIYQENGTLTIENSIFEDNLAIGDGTFYNGYGGAIYKDDGYLKVNNSVFKNNNAAVGGGITIFNGDTIVDTIISNTSFIENNASFGGAICIFTGVVDISNTDFINNTGEIGGAIAQEDGILYVNKSRFINNNVTKESFGDEGGLGGAIAVEDGTLYVEDSKFYNNAGVNGGALGILHGNTVIKSSKFTNNIAQSNGGAIFQDIGDLIIDNSVFSDNLTIGNNSGFDGYGGAIYKHEGLLSINDTVFSGNDGFIGGAIDIGGATDIENDTIASEVIITNSKFTDNSAIYGGGLFGWFGDIIIENSTFQDNSAEVGGGIGLFSGELNVIGSIFRNNNVLKNTSITGDSLGGAIAIEDAILNIEDSEFISNIAKNGGAIGLEDGTLTVVNSLFTNNKAENGGAISQENGIILVINSKFLENHVSDKGGAIIQEEGNLTVINSIFNGNKAHGNASNGGAIFVNKTILNIEDSTFTNNYAKVYGGAIYINNGTGNILSSNFANNGVDDTYGLGGMGGAIYKYDGSLAIKDSEFSKNKAFVGGALATKIGNTNIVSSVFNKNNGSYGGAIAQDEGNVNVKDSYFFNNVAGYDGGAIASEEGTLKVSKSIFKNNVAINGAAISEYDGYVSVTNSTFEDNKGKPTIYVGKNGNLNYNYWGKTNIKDVTNKQSLIRYYYGSGLVDTKLIPANIKMSQSKYKKTKTKTYKKTFLFKNLGKTTGSKSFKFKLPKYYKLDKYSKNSKLSVSYNKKTKILTVKVKKLAYYNTTKQIGKLNIIIKK, from the coding sequence ATGAATTTTAATAAATTTATTATGGGAACATCAATGGTAGCTATTACTTTTCTAATAATTATTAGTTTAAGTTCAGCTACTGCTCAAAATCCTGTAACTATTACTAATACGACTTCTGGAGGAATTAATGGAACTATAGAAAATGAAAGTAATTATGATACCATTTATTTAGATCCGGGAGTATATTCTGGTAATGAGAATAATAATTTAGTGATCAATAGGAGTATAAGTATTATTGGTAATACAAGTGATGCAAGGAATGTTGTGATAAATGGGTCTAACACAAATAGATTATTTTATATAACTAATACTGGAAGCTTAACATTAATTAATCTAACAATTGCTAATGGTTATACTTCAAACAATGGAGGGGGAATTTACCAAGAAAATGGGAATTTAACAATTCAAAACTCAATATTCCAGGATAACTATGCACAAACTAATGAGAACTATACAGTTGGATTTGGTGGTGCAATATACAATGATGGTGGAAATATTGAAATTATAGACAGTGACTTTTTTAATAATACTGGATTAGGTGGTGGAGTAATTGCACAATCAAATGGAAATTTAAATATCACTAATTCTAAATTTATTGAAAATAATGGATTATATGCAGGAGGAATCATAGCACAAGAAGATGGAAATATCACGATTATTGATTCTATTTTCAAAAATAATAAAGCAACATATCATGGAGGAACTATAGCTCTTGAAAATGGTGAATTAGCTATTTTTAATTCTAAATTTATAAACAACACTGCTGAAAATGGTGGAGCAATATTCTATTACAATGGTGATGTGAAAATCAATAACACGGAATTTATAGAGAACAATGCTTCTGAAAATGGTGGTGCAATTTACCAAGAAAATGGAACTTTAACTATTGAAAATTCTATTTTTGAAGATAATTTAGCTATTGGTGATGGAACTTTTTATAATGGATATGGTGGAGCAATATACAAGGATGATGGATACTTAAAAGTAAACAATAGTGTTTTTAAGAACAATAATGCTGCTGTTGGTGGTGGAATAACTATTTTTAATGGAGATACTATTGTTGATACTATTATCTCAAATACTTCATTCATTGAAAATAATGCAAGCTTTGGTGGAGCTATATGTATTTTTACAGGTGTTGTAGATATTTCAAACACAGACTTTATTAATAATACTGGGGAAATTGGTGGAGCTATAGCTCAAGAAGATGGAATTTTATATGTAAATAAATCTAGATTTATAAATAATAATGTAACTAAAGAATCTTTCGGTGATGAAGGAGGTTTAGGTGGTGCAATAGCTGTTGAAGATGGTACTTTGTATGTTGAAGATTCCAAGTTTTATAATAATGCTGGTGTAAATGGTGGTGCATTAGGTATTCTTCATGGAAATACAGTAATAAAATCCTCTAAATTTACAAATAATATTGCACAGAGTAATGGTGGAGCTATATTTCAGGATATTGGTGATCTGATCATTGATAATTCAGTATTTAGTGATAATCTAACTATAGGAAATAATTCTGGGTTTGATGGTTATGGTGGAGCAATATACAAACATGAAGGACTTTTAAGTATTAATGATACTGTATTTAGTGGAAATGATGGCTTTATTGGCGGAGCAATTGATATTGGTGGAGCAACAGATATTGAAAATGATACCATAGCTTCTGAAGTAATCATTACAAATTCTAAATTTACAGATAACTCTGCAATCTATGGTGGTGGATTATTCGGATGGTTTGGAGATATAATCATTGAAAATTCAACTTTCCAAGATAATAGTGCTGAAGTTGGTGGAGGAATCGGTCTATTTTCAGGTGAATTAAATGTAATAGGTTCTATCTTTAGAAATAACAATGTACTTAAAAACACATCCATAACTGGAGACAGTTTAGGTGGTGCAATAGCTATTGAAGATGCTATTTTAAATATTGAAGATTCTGAATTTATTTCTAATATTGCAAAGAATGGTGGTGCAATAGGATTGGAAGATGGAACTTTAACTGTTGTTAACTCATTATTTACTAACAATAAAGCTGAAAATGGTGGTGCAATATCTCAGGAAAATGGAATCATATTAGTTATCAATTCTAAGTTTTTAGAAAATCATGTTTCAGATAAAGGTGGAGCTATAATTCAAGAAGAAGGTAATTTAACAGTTATCAATTCTATATTTAATGGTAATAAAGCTCATGGTAATGCTTCTAATGGTGGTGCAATATTTGTAAATAAGACTATTTTGAATATTGAGGATTCAACTTTTACAAATAACTATGCAAAAGTTTATGGTGGTGCAATATACATTAATAATGGTACTGGAAATATATTAAGCTCAAATTTTGCTAATAATGGTGTTGATGATACTTATGGCCTTGGTGGCATGGGTGGAGCTATATATAAATATGATGGCTCTTTAGCTATTAAAGATTCTGAATTTTCAAAGAATAAAGCTTTTGTTGGTGGAGCTTTAGCTACAAAAATTGGAAATACAAATATTGTTAGTAGTGTATTTAATAAAAATAATGGGTCTTATGGTGGAGCAATAGCTCAAGACGAAGGAAATGTTAATGTTAAAGATTCTTATTTCTTTAATAATGTTGCAGGATATGATGGTGGAGCTATAGCTTCAGAAGAAGGAACTTTAAAAGTTTCTAAATCCATATTCAAAAATAATGTTGCAATTAATGGTGCTGCAATATCTGAATATGATGGTTACGTTAGTGTTACTAACTCTACATTTGAAGACAATAAGGGTAAGCCTACAATATATGTTGGAAAAAACGGTAATTTAAACTACAATTATTGGGGTAAAACAAATATAAAAGATGTAACCAATAAACAAAGTCTTATTAGATATTATTATGGATCTGGTTTAGTTGACACCAAATTAATTCCAGCTAATATTAAAATGTCACAGTCTAAATATAAAAAAACCAAAACCAAAACATATAAAAAGACATTTTTATTTAAAAATCTGGGCAAAACAACTGGATCTAAATCTTTTAAGTTTAAATTACCTAAATACTATAAATTAGATAAATATTCAAAAAATAGTAAATTATCAGTCAGCTACAATAAAAAAACAAAAATATTAACAGTAAAAGTCAAAAAATTAGCATACTACAACACTACTAAACAAATAGGAAAATTAAACATAATAATAAAAAAATAA
- a CDS encoding DUF126 domain-containing protein, translated as MVIKCRPISKGKSKGELIVSNELLSFLGGVNPNTGEVIDSNHELKGKFIKDKILFIPGGKGSTVGSYVIFQMKKNNVAPRAIICLNAEPIIATGAIISDIPMVDLPESTEGLVNGAKVEVNGEKGEIRIL; from the coding sequence ATGGTTATTAAATGTAGGCCTATTTCAAAAGGAAAATCTAAAGGGGAATTAATTGTAAGCAATGAATTACTTAGTTTTTTAGGAGGGGTCAATCCTAATACTGGTGAAGTTATCGATTCTAATCATGAATTAAAAGGAAAATTTATAAAAGATAAAATACTTTTCATTCCTGGTGGAAAAGGATCTACTGTTGGTTCTTATGTTATTTTTCAAATGAAGAAGAATAATGTTGCTCCTCGCGCTATTATTTGTTTAAATGCTGAACCTATAATAGCTACTGGTGCTATAATTTCCGATATTCCTATGGTTGATTTACCAGAATCTACTGAAGGGCTTGTTAATGGCGCTAAAGTTGAAGTTAATGGTGAAAAGGGAGAAATTAGGATATTATAA
- the truD gene encoding tRNA pseudouridine(13) synthase TruD, with amino-acid sequence MLNAETYVTKEKGIGGTIRNRYEDFYVEEIPIENLLPTGEGPNVWIWIEKLGRTTLDVLMDISRDLHISRKRMGFAGMKDKKAITKQWICISNMDSEEQFEEVKALDGEIYNTKFLKIVRGQKKLRMGQLEGNKFKILIKDINTDYSSYQEAANIANNIFKKLEVSGVPNYFGWQRFGKPRTNTHLVGKALVANDLAEAVRLYIGNPYEEEPEEVKLARKAYDDGDVEKSLDLMPTGMRYERIMLKELLKEKNKLKKSSTRINSSNNCINSYNNINSNNESINSNYNEDNNSTNNDISSHNRDINSNSIDFSLNDSDFNYLNDKSYKKAIFALPKPLQRMFVHAYQSYLFNEAVSKRVAMGINKYIEGDIVIDNEEHLIHNESPEKLQEMIFKFEADPTSPLYGTKVPFAEGKVGEMEKNILIEENLKKEDFECPKTPKLGSHGLRRKMRFKIWDASAKATEDGVLTEFSIDKGSYATAVLREIMKNDVV; translated from the coding sequence ATGCTTAATGCTGAAACTTATGTTACAAAAGAGAAAGGGATTGGAGGTACAATTAGAAATCGATATGAAGATTTCTATGTGGAAGAAATTCCTATTGAAAATTTACTACCTACTGGTGAAGGTCCAAATGTTTGGATTTGGATTGAAAAACTTGGAAGAACTACTTTAGATGTTTTAATGGATATTTCAAGAGATCTTCATATAAGTAGAAAACGAATGGGCTTTGCAGGAATGAAAGATAAAAAAGCTATCACTAAACAGTGGATATGTATAAGTAACATGGATAGTGAAGAACAGTTTGAAGAAGTTAAAGCATTAGATGGTGAAATTTATAATACAAAGTTCTTAAAAATCGTAAGAGGGCAGAAAAAACTTCGAATGGGTCAACTTGAAGGAAATAAATTTAAAATTCTTATTAAAGATATTAATACAGATTATTCTAGTTATCAAGAAGCAGCTAATATAGCAAATAATATTTTTAAAAAATTAGAGGTTTCTGGTGTTCCTAATTACTTTGGTTGGCAACGCTTTGGAAAACCTAGAACAAATACTCATCTTGTAGGAAAAGCTTTAGTAGCTAATGACCTTGCTGAAGCTGTTAGATTATATATTGGAAATCCTTATGAAGAAGAACCAGAAGAAGTTAAATTAGCAAGAAAAGCTTATGATGATGGAGATGTTGAAAAATCTTTAGATCTCATGCCTACGGGGATGCGATATGAGCGTATAATGTTAAAAGAACTTTTAAAAGAAAAAAACAAGTTAAAAAAATCTTCTACTAGGATTAATTCTAGTAATAATTGTATTAATTCTTATAATAATATTAATTCTAATAATGAGAGTATTAATTCTAATTATAATGAGGATAATAATTCTACTAATAATGATATTAGTTCTCATAATAGAGATATTAATTCTAATAGTATTGATTTTAGTCTTAATGATTCTGATTTTAATTATCTTAATGATAAATCATATAAAAAAGCTATTTTTGCCCTTCCAAAACCTCTTCAAAGGATGTTTGTACATGCTTATCAATCATACTTGTTTAACGAAGCTGTTAGTAAAAGAGTAGCTATGGGTATTAATAAATATATTGAAGGAGATATTGTCATTGATAATGAAGAACATCTTATTCATAATGAATCTCCAGAAAAACTTCAAGAAATGATATTTAAATTTGAAGCAGATCCTACTTCTCCTCTCTATGGTACAAAAGTTCCATTTGCAGAAGGAAAAGTTGGTGAGATGGAAAAAAATATATTAATAGAAGAAAATTTGAAGAAAGAAGACTTTGAATGTCCTAAAACACCTAAATTAGGCAGCCATGGTTTAAGACGAAAAATGCGTTTTAAAATTTGGGATGCAAGTGCTAAAGCTACTGAAGATGGTGTCTTAACAGAATTTTCAATAGATAAAGGTTCTTATGCAACTGCTGTACTTAGGGAAATAATGAAGAATGATGTTGTTTAA